A portion of the Stella humosa genome contains these proteins:
- a CDS encoding efflux RND transporter permease subunit — protein MNISNFFIDRPIFAGVLSLLIFLGGLIALNGMPISEYPEVVPPSVIVRAQYPGANPKVIAETVATPIEEAINGVEGMLYMSSQATTDGLMTLTVTFALGTDADKAQQLVQNRVSQAEARLPQEVRTLGVTTIKSSPDLMMVVHLVSPNGRYDTTYLRNYGLINVKDRLARIQGVGDVQLFGAGDYSMRVWLDPQKVAEYGLSAGDVVQEIRAQNVQAAAGVVGASPGMAGLDVQLSINAQGRLRSPEEFGEIVVKTGTDGQIVRLRDIARIDLGAADYALRSLLNNKSAAAIPIFQAPGSNAIRIADDVRRVMTEIRENMPEGVDYSIVYDTTKFVRASIDAVIYTLLEAILLVVLVVILFLQTWRASIIPLLAVPVSIIGTFAVMQLFGFSINALTLFGLVLAIGIVVDDAIVVVENVERNIENGLSPRDAAYRAMHEVSGPIIAIALVLCAVFVPLAFITGLTGQFYKQFALTIAISTVISAINSLTLSPALAALLLRGHDQPKDLPTRILDGLFGWFFRGFNRAFGRGTRAYGTGVRGVIRGRVVMMAVYLGLVGLTVLVFREVPGGFVPAQDKQYLVGFAQLPNAATLDRTEQVISRMSEITMAQPGVEGAVAFPGLSINGFTNSSNAGVVFVTLKDFKDRPTPDLSGMAIAGQLNQKFAGIEDAFIAMFPPPPVQGLGTIGGFKLQIEDRAGLGYEALDQATKAFVAAAAKAPEIAGLFSSFQLNVPQLDIDIDRTKARQLGVPLTDLFETMQVYLGSVYVNDFNLFGRTYSVRVQADAPFRARADDIGRLKVRSSSGEMVPLSAMVRVRETAGADRAMRYNGFLTADINAGPAPGFSTGEAQAAIVRIAAETLPKGIGFEWTDLTYQEIIAGNSSIWVFPLALLLVFLVLAAQYESLSLPISIILIVPMGLLAAMTGVWLENGDNNIFTQIGLIVLVGLSAKNAILIVEFARELEFAGRTPREAAVEASRLRLRPILMTSLAFIMGVVPLVTSTGAGAEMRQAMGVAVFAGMIGVTFFGLFLTPVFYVLLRGLTGNRPLRRHDLPTAQAAPAGHGHGALPGPAPAQTPM, from the coding sequence ATGAACATCTCGAACTTCTTCATCGACCGCCCGATCTTCGCCGGCGTCCTTTCGCTGCTGATCTTCCTGGGCGGTCTCATCGCGCTGAACGGCATGCCGATCTCGGAATATCCCGAGGTCGTGCCGCCGTCGGTGATCGTGCGCGCGCAATATCCGGGCGCCAACCCCAAGGTCATCGCCGAGACGGTGGCGACCCCGATCGAGGAGGCGATCAACGGCGTCGAGGGCATGCTCTACATGAGCAGCCAGGCGACGACCGATGGCCTGATGACGCTGACCGTGACCTTCGCGCTCGGCACGGATGCCGACAAGGCCCAGCAGCTCGTCCAGAACCGCGTGTCCCAGGCCGAGGCCCGCCTGCCGCAGGAGGTGCGCACGCTGGGCGTCACCACCATCAAGTCCTCGCCCGACCTGATGATGGTGGTCCATCTGGTGTCGCCCAACGGGCGCTACGACACCACCTACCTGCGCAACTATGGGCTGATCAACGTCAAGGACCGGCTGGCCCGCATCCAGGGCGTGGGCGACGTGCAGCTCTTCGGCGCCGGCGACTATTCCATGCGCGTCTGGCTCGACCCGCAGAAGGTGGCCGAGTACGGCCTGTCGGCCGGCGACGTGGTGCAGGAAATCCGCGCCCAGAACGTCCAGGCGGCGGCCGGCGTGGTCGGCGCCTCGCCCGGCATGGCGGGGCTCGACGTCCAGCTTTCGATCAACGCCCAGGGCCGCCTGCGCAGCCCCGAGGAATTCGGCGAGATCGTCGTCAAGACCGGCACCGACGGCCAGATCGTGCGCCTGCGCGACATCGCCCGCATCGACCTGGGTGCGGCCGACTATGCCCTGCGCTCGCTCCTCAACAACAAGTCGGCGGCCGCCATCCCGATCTTCCAGGCGCCGGGCTCCAACGCCATCCGCATCGCCGACGACGTGCGCCGGGTGATGACCGAGATCCGTGAGAACATGCCCGAGGGCGTCGACTATTCGATCGTCTACGACACCACGAAGTTCGTCCGCGCCTCGATCGACGCCGTCATCTACACCCTGCTGGAAGCGATCCTGCTGGTGGTGCTGGTCGTCATCCTGTTCCTGCAGACTTGGCGGGCCTCGATCATTCCCTTGCTGGCCGTGCCGGTCTCGATCATCGGCACCTTCGCGGTGATGCAGCTCTTCGGGTTCTCGATCAACGCGCTCACCCTGTTCGGCCTGGTGCTGGCGATCGGCATCGTCGTCGACGACGCGATCGTCGTGGTCGAGAATGTCGAGCGCAACATCGAGAACGGCCTCAGCCCGCGCGACGCGGCATACCGCGCCATGCACGAGGTGTCGGGCCCGATCATCGCCATCGCGTTGGTGCTGTGCGCGGTCTTCGTGCCGCTGGCCTTCATCACCGGCCTGACGGGGCAGTTCTACAAGCAGTTCGCGCTCACCATCGCCATCTCGACCGTCATCTCGGCCATCAACTCGCTGACCCTGTCGCCGGCCCTGGCCGCCCTGCTGCTGCGCGGCCACGACCAGCCCAAGGACCTGCCGACGCGGATCCTGGACGGCCTGTTCGGCTGGTTCTTCCGCGGCTTCAACCGGGCGTTCGGGCGGGGCACGCGGGCCTATGGCACCGGCGTACGCGGCGTCATCCGCGGCCGGGTGGTGATGATGGCCGTGTATCTGGGCCTGGTCGGCCTGACCGTGCTGGTCTTCCGCGAGGTGCCGGGCGGCTTCGTGCCGGCCCAGGACAAGCAGTACCTGGTGGGCTTCGCCCAGCTACCGAACGCCGCCACGCTCGACCGCACCGAGCAGGTCATCAGCCGGATGAGCGAGATCACCATGGCCCAGCCGGGCGTCGAGGGCGCCGTCGCCTTCCCGGGCCTGTCGATCAACGGCTTCACCAACAGCTCCAACGCCGGCGTCGTCTTCGTCACCCTGAAGGACTTCAAGGACCGGCCGACGCCGGACCTGAGCGGCATGGCGATCGCCGGCCAGCTCAACCAGAAGTTCGCCGGCATCGAGGACGCCTTCATCGCCATGTTCCCACCGCCCCCCGTGCAGGGGCTGGGCACGATCGGCGGCTTCAAGCTGCAGATCGAGGACCGCGCCGGCCTCGGCTACGAGGCGCTCGACCAGGCGACCAAGGCCTTCGTTGCCGCCGCCGCCAAGGCGCCGGAGATTGCCGGCCTCTTCTCCAGCTTCCAGCTCAACGTGCCGCAGCTCGACATCGACATCGACCGCACCAAGGCCCGCCAGCTCGGCGTGCCGCTGACCGACCTGTTCGAGACGATGCAGGTCTATCTGGGCTCGGTCTATGTGAACGACTTTAACCTGTTCGGCCGCACCTACTCCGTCCGCGTCCAGGCCGACGCCCCGTTCCGGGCGCGGGCCGACGACATCGGCCGGCTGAAGGTGCGCTCGTCCAGCGGCGAGATGGTGCCGCTGTCGGCGATGGTGCGGGTGCGCGAGACGGCCGGCGCCGACCGGGCCATGCGCTATAACGGCTTCCTCACCGCCGACATCAATGCCGGCCCCGCGCCCGGCTTCTCGACCGGCGAGGCCCAGGCCGCCATCGTCCGCATCGCCGCCGAGACCCTGCCCAAGGGCATCGGCTTCGAATGGACCGACCTGACCTACCAGGAGATCATCGCCGGCAATTCCAGCATCTGGGTCTTTCCACTGGCGCTGCTGCTGGTGTTCCTGGTGCTGGCGGCCCAGTACGAGAGCCTGAGCCTGCCGATCTCGATCATCCTGATCGTGCCGATGGGGCTGCTGGCGGCGATGACCGGCGTCTGGCTGGAGAATGGCGACAACAACATCTTCACCCAGATCGGCCTCATCGTGCTGGTCGGGCTGTCGGCCAAGAACGCCATCCTGATCGTGGAGTTCGCCCGCGAGCTGGAGTTCGCCGGCCGGACGCCGCGCGAGGCCGCGGTCGAGGCCAGCCGCCTGCGCCTGCGCCCCATCCTGATGACGTCGCTCGCCTTCATCATGGGCGTGGTGCCGCTCGTCACCTCGACCGGTGCCGGGGCCGAGATGCGCCAGGCCATGGGTGTCGCGGTGTTCGCCGGCATGATCGGCGTCACCTTCTTCGGCCTGTTCCTGACGCCGGTCTTCTATGTCCTGCTGCGCGGCCTGACCGGCAACCGGCCGCTGCGGCGCCACGACCTGCCGACCGCCCAGGCGGCCCCGGCCGGCCATGGCCACGGCGCCCTGCCCGGCCCCGCCCCGGCCCAGACGCCGATGTGA
- a CDS encoding NAD(P)/FAD-dependent oxidoreductase codes for MADHPHVLVVGAGIVGAAIAWHLCRGGARVTILEAGAPGGIATAGSLAWINASWGHRDDYFRLRFQAMADWRRLEAMVPALRVAWTGGLLWDMPADRMAAFAADHTARAYAVRTVDRAEAARIEPALAAPPEAAVHAAGEGAVEPLDAALALISAARAHGATLIADRPARAIERRAGRVVGVATDAGPLSADMVVIAAGAGTAALAGTAGIALPVDDPPALLLATRPHPPILRGFVLAPELHIRQARDGRLMAGAGFDGGNVADAGARTFACLRGMLHGGEALQIDWCRLGRRPIPRDGLPIVGRPAGVDGLYLAVLHSGITLAPAIGRLAGEEILTGRRDPLLGPFGPDRFA; via the coding sequence ATGGCCGACCATCCCCACGTCCTCGTCGTCGGCGCCGGCATCGTGGGTGCGGCCATTGCCTGGCACCTCTGCCGCGGCGGTGCCCGCGTCACCATCCTGGAAGCCGGCGCGCCGGGCGGCATCGCCACCGCCGGCTCGCTCGCCTGGATCAATGCGAGCTGGGGCCACCGGGACGACTATTTCCGGCTGCGCTTCCAGGCCATGGCCGACTGGCGCCGGCTGGAAGCGATGGTGCCGGCCCTGCGCGTGGCCTGGACCGGCGGCCTGCTGTGGGACATGCCGGCCGACCGCATGGCAGCCTTCGCCGCCGATCACACCGCCCGCGCCTACGCCGTGCGGACGGTCGACCGGGCCGAGGCCGCGCGCATCGAGCCGGCCCTGGCCGCCCCGCCGGAAGCGGCCGTCCACGCCGCGGGCGAAGGCGCGGTCGAGCCGCTGGACGCCGCCTTGGCTCTGATCTCCGCGGCCCGCGCCCACGGCGCCACATTGATTGCCGACCGCCCGGCCCGCGCCATCGAGCGCCGCGCCGGTCGGGTGGTGGGTGTCGCGACCGACGCCGGGCCACTGTCGGCCGACATGGTGGTGATAGCGGCCGGCGCCGGCACGGCGGCGCTCGCCGGCACGGCCGGCATCGCGCTGCCGGTCGACGACCCGCCGGCCCTGCTGCTCGCGACCCGGCCGCACCCGCCCATCCTGCGCGGCTTCGTGCTGGCGCCGGAACTCCACATCCGCCAGGCCCGCGACGGGCGGCTGATGGCAGGGGCCGGGTTCGACGGCGGCAACGTCGCCGACGCCGGCGCCCGCACCTTCGCCTGCCTGCGGGGGATGCTGCACGGCGGCGAGGCCTTGCAGATCGACTGGTGCCGGCTCGGCCGCCGGCCGATCCCGCGCGACGGGCTGCCGATCGTGGGCCGGCCGGCCGGTGTGGACGGGCTCTACCTGGCCGTCCTCCATTCCGGCATCACGTTGGCACCCGCAATCGGCCGCCTGGCCGGCGAAGAAATCCTGACCGGCCGCCGCGACCCGCTGCTGGGGCCATTCGGCCCCGATCGCTTCGCGTAG
- a CDS encoding DMT family transporter encodes MSVLWGVNWPMMKPAVIDLGPWMFRAICLLIAVIGMLILVRATGERMRLPPRALVGPLILASAINVTLWHVLTGFGLAYMAAGRAGIIAYLMPVISTVLAAPMLGEKLTWRKIVALFLGAAGLAVLIWPEIGRIGGDLRGPLLMLGSAFAWAFGTMLIKGRRWGYSPAQLTTWQMLIGTPPLVILALLLAPLPDPAQVTAMGWIGLIYASTVAMVWCHYTWYRILDRLPASIASISTLAIPAVGVIASAILLGEPLGFTEFAALTLVLGAITIVIWPKSAG; translated from the coding sequence ATGTCGGTGCTGTGGGGGGTCAACTGGCCGATGATGAAGCCGGCCGTGATCGACCTCGGCCCCTGGATGTTCCGGGCCATCTGCCTGCTGATCGCCGTGATCGGGATGCTGATCCTGGTGCGGGCGACGGGCGAGCGCATGCGGCTGCCGCCGCGGGCGCTGGTCGGGCCGCTGATCCTGGCCTCGGCCATCAACGTCACCCTCTGGCACGTGCTGACGGGCTTCGGCCTGGCCTACATGGCCGCCGGCCGGGCCGGCATCATCGCCTACCTGATGCCCGTCATCTCCACGGTCCTGGCGGCGCCGATGCTGGGGGAGAAGCTGACCTGGCGGAAGATCGTCGCCCTCTTCCTGGGTGCGGCGGGCCTGGCGGTGCTGATCTGGCCCGAGATCGGGCGGATCGGCGGCGACCTGCGCGGGCCGCTGCTGATGCTGGGCTCGGCCTTTGCCTGGGCCTTCGGCACCATGCTGATCAAAGGCCGCCGCTGGGGCTATTCGCCGGCACAGTTGACCACCTGGCAGATGCTGATCGGCACGCCGCCCCTGGTGATCCTGGCGCTCCTGCTGGCCCCCCTGCCCGACCCGGCCCAGGTGACGGCGATGGGCTGGATCGGCCTCATCTATGCCTCGACCGTCGCCATGGTCTGGTGCCACTACACCTGGTACCGGATCCTCGACCGGCTGCCGGCCAGCATCGCTTCCATCAGCACGCTGGCGATCCCGGCGGTCGGCGTCATCGCCAGCGCCATCCTGCTGGGCGAGCCGCTGGGCTTCACCGAGTTCGCCGCGCTGACGCTGGTGCTGGGCGCCATTACCATCGTCATCTGGCCGAAGTCGGCGGGTTGA
- a CDS encoding NAD-dependent epimerase/dehydratase family protein — protein MLVTGAAGFVAAALVEEAAGRGEAVVAVDRAEPLPSLAAAWAALPGDVCFELADVRDPDGVARVLERHRPSVVVHGAAVTSGPAREAADPTGILDVNIMGVARVLQAAHAAGVRRVVHLSSASAYGAAAFDGDALDEEATPSRPESLYSVTKFAGERTALRLGDLWGMDVRVARLTAVFGRWERDTGVRDTLSPQFQATALALRGEEAVLDRPGQRDWVYVRDVAEALLALRDAEAAPSVVNVGRGREWAVACWCGLLAERFPRFRWRLAERGETPTVDLHGARDRRPLAVDRLAALGYRSDWGLERSFQDYMGWVDAHPGMVNPPTSAR, from the coding sequence ATGCTGGTGACCGGTGCCGCGGGCTTCGTCGCGGCGGCCCTGGTGGAGGAGGCGGCCGGCCGTGGCGAGGCGGTGGTCGCCGTCGACCGTGCCGAGCCCCTGCCGTCGCTGGCGGCCGCCTGGGCCGCGCTGCCGGGCGACGTGTGCTTCGAACTGGCCGATGTTCGCGACCCTGACGGCGTCGCCCGGGTGCTCGAACGACATCGGCCTTCGGTGGTGGTGCACGGTGCCGCGGTGACGTCCGGCCCGGCGCGTGAGGCGGCAGACCCAACCGGCATTCTCGACGTCAACATTATGGGTGTCGCCCGTGTGCTGCAGGCAGCGCATGCCGCCGGCGTGCGGCGGGTCGTCCATCTCAGTTCGGCCTCCGCCTATGGGGCGGCTGCCTTCGACGGCGACGCGCTGGACGAGGAGGCGACGCCGTCGCGGCCGGAAAGCCTCTATTCCGTGACCAAGTTCGCGGGCGAGCGCACGGCCTTGCGGCTGGGTGATCTGTGGGGAATGGACGTGCGGGTGGCGCGCCTGACGGCGGTGTTCGGCCGGTGGGAGCGCGACACCGGCGTGCGCGACACGCTGAGCCCGCAGTTCCAGGCGACCGCCCTGGCGCTGCGCGGCGAGGAGGCGGTGCTCGATCGGCCGGGCCAGCGCGACTGGGTCTATGTCCGCGACGTGGCCGAGGCCCTGCTGGCCTTGCGCGACGCCGAGGCGGCGCCGTCGGTGGTCAATGTCGGCCGCGGCCGCGAGTGGGCGGTCGCCTGCTGGTGCGGCCTGCTGGCGGAGCGGTTTCCCCGCTTTCGCTGGCGGCTGGCCGAGCGCGGCGAGACGCCGACCGTCGACCTGCACGGCGCCCGCGACCGCCGGCCGCTGGCGGTCGATCGCCTGGCCGCACTCGGCTACCGCTCAGACTGGGGGCTGGAGCGCAGCTTCCAGGACTACATGGGGTGGGTCGATGCCCACCCCGGGATGGTCAACCCGCCGACTTCGGCCAGATGA
- a CDS encoding calcium-binding protein — protein MAFEVIAGRSEDETRSDGIAVDAAGNTYLVGYFNGTADFDGGPGTVELVSMGVGQDFFVARYDVNGELTWLATSETSTESGYGDAIAINDAGEVFVTGEFSGSADFDESGATASLELSEKGVFLLKYGTDGSLLWAVSNDGSAAPGVVFPTALAADAAGGVYLSGRFGFSGAVDFDPGLGTALLTPGDELGDYDFFLARYDAAGELLWVTGPGASTESEAANAIALDATGNVFIAGHFEETVDFDPGPGTSILTATTDELWPFLAKYGSDGDFLWVTSFDPAAAGYGGFEAAAVDATGNAYVTGTFRGTIDFDPGAGSAELVAVDNQPFVAKYDTAGNFVWVRSFDLASSATGTGTALAVDENGDIVIAGQFYGTMDFDAAAGVDQRVATDTDYFLAKYDAAGSLLWVTTPDSSENDERDPSIAIDATGRILMTGRLVDSADFDAGPGLAVVDAGNREDFYLAEFTPDGALVGAGAPAAPFIAGFADDTDEAGDGVTRDRTLTLTGTAEAGSEVEVRRDGTAVDTVTADADGEWSYDGGADTLTFGFHAFTAVATDRFGNESEASAALEVFVLNPSAAPGNGDDLVGGGAGSSNIDGKNGNDTLFGFGGNDTLKGGNGSDRLDGGGDRDALHGGNGNDTALGGAGDDTLYGEAGNDWLLGGDGTDRLEGGAGADILDGAAGADTLRGGDGGDRLTPGDGKDRVFGDADGDWIDLGGDGDGDTVYGTAFHLSHDTIAGFETGWSGDLLAVTGLASKYAKLLDSIAVTDGVLSLSKVGGGEIRFEDLGGDFLTHTMLGADGAILVYLV, from the coding sequence TTGGCATTTGAGGTGATTGCGGGCCGGAGCGAAGACGAAACTCGTTCCGATGGCATTGCTGTCGATGCCGCCGGCAACACCTACCTCGTCGGATACTTCAATGGGACGGCGGACTTCGACGGCGGCCCCGGCACCGTGGAACTGGTCTCCATGGGGGTCGGGCAGGACTTCTTCGTCGCCCGCTACGACGTCAACGGCGAGCTGACCTGGCTCGCGACGTCCGAGACCTCGACCGAGTCCGGGTACGGCGATGCGATTGCGATCAACGACGCCGGGGAGGTCTTCGTCACCGGCGAGTTCTCCGGTTCGGCCGACTTCGACGAGAGCGGGGCGACGGCCTCCCTGGAGCTGAGCGAAAAGGGCGTCTTCCTGCTCAAGTACGGCACGGATGGCAGCCTTCTGTGGGCCGTGTCGAACGATGGCAGCGCCGCGCCGGGCGTGGTGTTTCCAACCGCGCTGGCAGCAGACGCCGCCGGGGGCGTGTATCTCAGCGGCCGGTTCGGCTTCTCCGGGGCGGTCGATTTCGATCCCGGCCTGGGCACGGCGCTGCTGACGCCGGGCGACGAACTGGGCGACTACGACTTCTTCCTCGCCCGCTACGATGCCGCGGGCGAACTGCTGTGGGTAACGGGGCCTGGCGCATCCACGGAATCCGAGGCCGCCAACGCGATCGCGCTCGACGCCACGGGAAATGTCTTCATCGCGGGACATTTCGAGGAAACGGTCGACTTCGACCCCGGGCCGGGCACTTCGATCCTCACCGCCACCACGGACGAGCTCTGGCCGTTCCTGGCAAAGTACGGCAGCGACGGCGATTTCCTGTGGGTCACGTCGTTCGATCCGGCGGCAGCGGGCTACGGCGGCTTCGAGGCCGCAGCGGTCGATGCCACCGGGAACGCCTATGTAACGGGGACTTTCCGGGGCACGATCGACTTTGATCCGGGTGCGGGGTCGGCCGAACTCGTTGCCGTCGACAACCAGCCGTTCGTTGCCAAGTACGACACCGCGGGCAACTTCGTCTGGGTCCGTAGCTTCGACCTGGCATCGTCGGCCACTGGTACCGGGACCGCACTCGCCGTCGATGAGAACGGTGACATCGTCATCGCCGGCCAGTTCTACGGCACGATGGATTTCGACGCGGCCGCCGGGGTCGACCAGCGGGTGGCCACCGATACCGACTATTTCCTCGCGAAGTACGACGCGGCCGGCTCGCTGCTCTGGGTCACGACGCCGGACAGTTCCGAGAACGACGAGCGCGATCCGAGCATCGCGATCGACGCCACCGGGCGGATCCTGATGACCGGCCGCCTGGTCGATAGCGCGGACTTCGACGCCGGGCCGGGGCTGGCGGTGGTCGACGCCGGGAACCGCGAGGACTTCTACCTGGCGGAGTTTACGCCGGACGGCGCGCTGGTCGGCGCCGGCGCGCCGGCGGCGCCCTTCATCGCCGGGTTCGCCGACGACACCGACGAAGCGGGCGATGGCGTCACCCGCGACCGTACCCTGACCCTGACCGGTACCGCCGAAGCGGGAAGCGAGGTCGAGGTCCGGCGCGACGGCACCGCCGTCGACACGGTCACGGCGGACGCCGACGGCGAATGGTCGTATGACGGTGGCGCGGATACGCTCACCTTCGGATTCCACGCCTTCACCGCCGTCGCGACGGACCGCTTCGGCAATGAGAGCGAGGCCTCGGCCGCGCTGGAAGTGTTCGTCCTCAACCCCTCGGCCGCCCCCGGCAACGGCGACGATCTTGTCGGCGGCGGCGCCGGCAGTTCCAACATCGACGGCAAGAACGGCAACGACACTCTCTTTGGCTTCGGCGGCAACGACACGCTGAAGGGCGGCAACGGCAGTGACCGGCTCGACGGCGGCGGCGACCGCGACGCGCTGCACGGCGGCAACGGAAACGATACGGCCTTGGGCGGTGCGGGCGACGACACCCTCTACGGCGAAGCCGGCAACGATTGGCTGCTCGGTGGCGACGGCACCGACCGGCTCGAGGGCGGCGCGGGGGCAGACATTCTCGACGGAGCGGCCGGCGCCGATACCCTGCGCGGCGGCGACGGCGGCGACCGACTGACCCCCGGCGACGGCAAGGACCGGGTGTTCGGCGACGCGGATGGCGACTGGATCGACCTCGGCGGTGATGGCGACGGCGACACCGTGTACGGGACCGCCTTCCACCTGTCCCACGACACTATTGCCGGCTTCGAGACCGGCTGGTCGGGCGACTTGCTGGCAGTGACCGGACTCGCCTCGAAGTACGCCAAGCTGCTCGACAGCATCGCCGTGACCGACGGCGTGCTGTCCCTGAGCAAGGTCGGCGGCGGCGAGATCCGGTTCGAGGACCTGGGCGGAGACTTCCTGACCCACACGATGCTGGGTGCCGACGGGGCGATCCTGGTCTATCTGGTCTGA